One Pantoea trifolii DNA segment encodes these proteins:
- the greA gene encoding transcription elongation factor GreA, protein MNQIPMTLKGAEKLREELNELKSVKRPRIIASIATAREHGDLKENAEYHAAREEQGFCEGRIQEIEAKLSNAQVIDVTAMPKTGRVIFGATVTILNVDTDEEFTYRIVGDDEADFKQNLISVNSPMARGLVGKSADDVAIVKTPGGDVEYEVLKVEYL, encoded by the coding sequence ATGAATCAGATTCCGATGACGTTGAAAGGCGCTGAGAAGCTACGCGAAGAACTGAACGAACTGAAATCCGTGAAGCGTCCGCGCATTATCGCCTCCATCGCCACAGCCCGTGAGCACGGCGATTTGAAAGAAAATGCCGAATATCATGCGGCTCGCGAAGAACAGGGTTTCTGCGAGGGTCGTATTCAGGAGATCGAAGCCAAGCTTTCCAATGCGCAAGTCATTGATGTAACTGCCATGCCAAAAACCGGTCGCGTGATTTTTGGCGCTACCGTGACCATCCTCAATGTGGATACGGATGAAGAGTTCACCTATCGCATCGTGGGTGACGATGAAGCTGACTTCAAACAGAACCTGATTTCAGTGAATTCGCCGATGGCGCGTGGATTGGTTGGAAAATCAGCAGACGATGTCGCGATTGTGAAAACCCCGGGCGGGGATGTGGAATATGAAGTCCTGAAGGTGGAATACCTTTAA
- the pmrB gene encoding two-component system sensor histidine kinase PmrB — protein sequence MNSMRQRLLIMLALILLTCQVMSAIWLWHESREQISFLVNETLSAQARNDRVENEIREAIASLLLPSLVMVALTLLLSFWAINWIIRPLKSLQDSLAHRSADNLTPLPIYSEMDEIVAVTTSINQLFSRLDHTLQQERLFTADAAHELRTPLAGLRLHLELLHQQNVPQSEMLIERIDQLMHTVEQLLMLSRAGQALAGGHYQQLQWQQDIMQPLKPEMAEMYQQRQQILHWPQNNDVPQQGEAVLLRLMLRNLLENASRYSPEGSEVAVKMQQDQQQVIIEVWDQGPGIEAAAAEELTQAFRRRDQRYGGSGLGLNIVLRIVQMHRGRLELVNREDRSGLIARCYLPHQLIG from the coding sequence ATGAACAGCATGCGTCAGCGATTACTGATTATGCTGGCGCTGATTCTCCTCACCTGTCAGGTGATGAGCGCCATCTGGCTGTGGCATGAAAGCCGCGAGCAGATCAGTTTTTTGGTCAACGAAACGCTCTCGGCGCAGGCGCGTAACGATCGCGTGGAAAACGAGATCCGTGAGGCGATTGCCTCGTTGCTGCTGCCTTCATTAGTGATGGTCGCCCTCACCTTGCTGCTGTCATTTTGGGCGATTAACTGGATTATTCGTCCGCTGAAATCGCTGCAGGACAGCCTGGCGCATCGTTCAGCGGATAATCTGACGCCGTTACCGATCTACTCCGAAATGGATGAGATCGTGGCGGTAACCACCTCGATCAACCAACTGTTTTCACGCCTCGATCACACCTTGCAGCAGGAACGGCTGTTCACCGCCGACGCCGCGCACGAGTTGCGTACGCCGCTGGCCGGGTTGCGCCTGCACCTCGAGCTGCTCCACCAGCAGAACGTGCCGCAGAGCGAGATGCTCATTGAACGCATCGATCAGCTGATGCACACCGTGGAACAGCTTTTAATGTTATCGCGCGCCGGACAAGCGCTGGCGGGCGGTCACTATCAGCAGTTGCAGTGGCAACAAGACATCATGCAACCGTTGAAACCAGAAATGGCCGAAATGTATCAACAGCGTCAGCAAATCCTGCACTGGCCGCAGAACAACGATGTGCCGCAGCAAGGCGAAGCGGTACTGCTGCGCCTGATGCTGCGCAATCTGCTGGAAAACGCCTCGCGTTACAGCCCGGAAGGCAGCGAAGTCGCGGTGAAGATGCAGCAGGATCAGCAACAAGTGATTATCGAAGTGTGGGATCAAGGTCCGGGCATTGAAGCCGCCGCAGCGGAAGAGCTCACGCAAGCATTTCGTCGTCGCGATCAGCGTTACGGCGGCAGCGGTTTGGGTTTGAATATCGTGCTGCGCATCGTGCAGATGCATCGCGGCAGACTGGAATTGGTCAATCGTGAAGATCGCAGCGGGCTGATTGCCCGCTGCTATTTACCGCATCAACTAATTGGCTAA
- the yhbY gene encoding ribosome assembly RNA-binding protein YhbY yields the protein MNLSTKQKQHLKGLAHPLKPVVMLGGNGLTEGVLAEIELALEHHELIKVKIASEDRETKQLIVDAIVRETKAGNVQVIGNTLVLYRPAKERKITLPR from the coding sequence ATGAATCTGAGTACCAAACAAAAACAGCACCTGAAAGGCCTTGCCCATCCGCTTAAGCCGGTTGTCATGCTGGGCGGTAATGGCCTGACCGAAGGCGTGCTCGCCGAAATCGAACTGGCGCTCGAGCATCACGAATTGATCAAGGTAAAAATTGCCTCGGAAGATCGTGAAACTAAGCAGCTGATCGTGGACGCTATCGTGCGTGAGACTAAAGCAGGCAACGTACAGGTAATCGGCAACACGCTGGTGCTGTATCGCCCTGCCAAAGAGCGTAAAATTACTCTTCCGCGTTAA
- a CDS encoding TonB-dependent siderophore receptor: MKNYSRLSLAILIELGLSAALLSSSAWAAETSSSKTSASTTDAPSMDGGILMVTAQQQNLQAPGVSTITADEIKKHPPARDVSEIIRTMPGVNLTGNSTSGQRGNNRQIDIRGMGPENTLIMVDGMPITSRNSVRLGWRGERDTRGDTNWVPPEMIDHIDVIRGPAAVRYGNGAAGGVVNIITKKQTDQQWHGSWNTYFNVPEHKAEGATKRTNFSLEGPLGDDFNFRLYGGLAKTQADAYDINEGHAAARTGTYADSYPAGREGSVNKDINALLSWAFAPMQTLELQGGFSRQGNLYAGDTQNTNTSALVKSLYGDETNRLYRQNMSLKWTGAWDNGVSTNTYARYEKTRNSRINEGLAGGTEGIFSNSDFNTIQLDDVLLHSEVSIPFELLFNQTATLGTEWNQQRMKDGSSNTQAANYGSVPGIDNTGRSPYSQAEIFSLFAEDNMELTDSTMLTPSLRFDHHSIVGNNWSPSLNLSQGLGDDFTLKMGIGRAYKAPSLYQTNPNYLLYSNGQGCAASTGACYLQGNSDLKAENSINKEIGLEWKHEGYQAGLTWFRNDYRNKIEAGYSPVSKASNGTTDIYKWENVPKAVVEGLEGTVNVPFSDSVTWNNNFTYMLQSKNKETGDRLSVIPEYTLNSTLSWQATQDLSLQTTLTWYGTQTPKKYDYKGNLSTGSATDKVSPYSIIGMSGTYDINKYASVTVGIDNLFDKRHYREGNAQTTGNANTNSYLYGAGANTYNESGRTYFMSLNTHF; encoded by the coding sequence ATGAAAAATTACTCACGCTTATCATTAGCCATTCTGATTGAACTGGGGCTCAGCGCCGCACTGCTCTCCAGCAGCGCCTGGGCAGCAGAGACTTCTTCCAGCAAAACCTCAGCCAGCACCACTGACGCACCATCAATGGACGGCGGCATCTTGATGGTCACCGCGCAGCAGCAGAACCTGCAAGCGCCGGGCGTCTCAACCATTACCGCCGACGAAATCAAAAAGCATCCGCCAGCACGCGATGTATCTGAAATTATCCGTACCATGCCTGGCGTTAACCTGACCGGCAACTCCACCAGCGGCCAGCGCGGTAACAATCGCCAGATCGATATTCGTGGCATGGGCCCGGAAAACACCCTGATCATGGTAGACGGCATGCCGATCACCAGCCGCAATTCGGTGCGCCTCGGCTGGCGTGGTGAACGTGATACGCGTGGCGATACCAACTGGGTGCCGCCGGAGATGATCGATCACATCGACGTGATTCGCGGACCGGCAGCGGTGCGTTACGGCAACGGTGCAGCGGGCGGCGTGGTGAATATCATCACTAAGAAACAGACCGATCAGCAGTGGCACGGTTCCTGGAACACCTATTTCAACGTGCCGGAACATAAAGCGGAAGGCGCGACCAAGCGCACCAACTTCAGCCTCGAAGGGCCGCTGGGCGATGATTTCAACTTCCGTTTGTACGGCGGTTTAGCCAAAACCCAGGCCGATGCCTATGACATCAACGAAGGTCATGCGGCGGCGCGCACCGGCACCTATGCCGACAGCTATCCGGCGGGTCGTGAAGGCTCGGTTAATAAAGATATCAATGCCTTGCTGAGCTGGGCCTTTGCGCCGATGCAGACGCTGGAGCTGCAGGGCGGTTTCAGCCGTCAGGGCAATCTGTATGCGGGTGACACGCAGAACACCAACACCAGCGCGCTGGTGAAAAGCCTGTACGGTGACGAAACTAACCGTCTGTATCGGCAGAACATGTCATTGAAATGGACCGGCGCATGGGATAACGGCGTCAGCACCAACACCTACGCGCGCTACGAGAAAACCCGCAACTCGCGCATTAACGAAGGTTTGGCGGGCGGCACCGAAGGCATCTTCTCCAACAGTGATTTCAACACCATCCAACTGGATGATGTGCTGCTGCATAGCGAAGTCAGCATTCCGTTTGAACTGCTGTTTAACCAAACCGCGACGCTGGGTACCGAATGGAACCAGCAGCGCATGAAAGACGGTTCTTCCAACACGCAGGCGGCGAACTACGGTTCGGTGCCGGGCATCGATAACACCGGCCGCAGCCCGTATTCCCAGGCAGAGATTTTCTCGCTGTTTGCGGAAGACAACATGGAGCTGACCGACAGCACCATGCTGACGCCAAGCCTGCGTTTCGATCACCACTCGATTGTTGGCAATAACTGGAGCCCGTCGCTCAACCTGTCGCAAGGTTTGGGCGATGACTTCACGCTGAAGATGGGGATTGGACGCGCTTACAAAGCGCCGAGCCTGTATCAAACCAATCCAAACTACTTGTTGTACAGCAATGGCCAGGGTTGTGCGGCCAGCACCGGCGCTTGTTACCTGCAAGGTAACAGCGACCTGAAAGCAGAAAACAGCATCAACAAAGAGATTGGTCTGGAGTGGAAACACGAAGGTTATCAGGCCGGTTTGACCTGGTTCCGCAACGATTATCGTAACAAGATCGAAGCCGGTTACTCGCCAGTCAGCAAAGCGTCCAATGGCACCACCGATATTTATAAGTGGGAAAACGTACCGAAAGCGGTGGTGGAAGGGCTGGAAGGTACCGTCAACGTGCCGTTCTCCGACAGCGTGACGTGGAACAACAACTTCACTTATATGCTGCAGAGTAAGAACAAAGAGACCGGCGATCGTTTATCGGTGATTCCGGAGTACACGCTGAACTCGACGCTGAGCTGGCAGGCGACGCAGGATCTTTCACTGCAAACCACGCTGACCTGGTACGGCACGCAGACGCCGAAGAAGTATGATTATAAAGGGAATCTTTCTACCGGCAGCGCAACGGATAAAGTGAGTCCTTACTCAATTATCGGCATGAGCGGTACCTACGATATCAACAAGTACGCCAGCGTCACGGTGGGAATCGATAACCTGTTCGATAAACGCCACTATCGCGAAGGTAATGCGCAAACCACCGGTAACGCCAACACCAACTCTTATCTGTATGGTGCCGGCGCCAATACCTACAACGAATCCGGTCGTACTTACTTTATGAGCCTGAATACCCACTTCTAA
- the dacB gene encoding serine-type D-Ala-D-Ala carboxypeptidase, whose protein sequence is MRFSRLVTGLTCAFMLQAQAAPVDEYMQYLPDGANLALMVQKVGASTPIIDYHGKQMALPASTMKVVTALAALLELGPDFRFQTTMETKGAVNDGTLNGDLVARFGGDPTLGRQDLRNMVAALKKQGITHIKGNLVIDTSVFASHDMAPGWPWNDLTQCFSAPPGAAIVDKNCFSVSLYSANTPGENAFVRIASYYPAHMFSQVRTIGRNSGDGQYCELDVVPGELNRYTLTGCMRQRSEPLPLAFAVQDGAAWAGEILKAELRAADIDYSGHLVRQAQVTSPGTVLASTQSAPLHTLLHTMLKKSDNMIADTVFRTIGHHYFNVPGTFRAGSDAVRRILREKAGVDLGNSIQVDGSGLSRHDLIAPDTMMQVLQYIAKNDSTLNYISMLPLAGYDGTLQYRGGLHEAGLDGKVSAKTGSLQGVYNLAGFITTSSGARVAFVQFLSGYAVPPEDQKTRRIPLVRFESRLYTDINKNN, encoded by the coding sequence ATGCGATTTTCACGACTTGTTACCGGATTAACCTGTGCGTTTATGCTGCAGGCACAAGCAGCCCCCGTTGATGAATACATGCAGTATTTGCCAGACGGCGCAAACCTGGCGCTGATGGTACAAAAAGTGGGCGCATCCACCCCGATAATCGATTATCACGGCAAACAGATGGCGTTACCGGCCAGCACCATGAAAGTGGTGACAGCGCTGGCGGCTTTGTTAGAACTCGGGCCCGATTTCCGTTTCCAGACCACCATGGAGACCAAAGGTGCGGTTAACGATGGCACCTTGAATGGCGATTTGGTGGCGCGTTTTGGCGGCGATCCCACGCTGGGTCGCCAGGATCTGCGCAACATGGTTGCCGCGCTGAAAAAGCAGGGCATCACCCATATCAAGGGCAACCTGGTGATCGACACCTCGGTATTCGCCAGCCACGATATGGCGCCAGGCTGGCCGTGGAACGATCTGACGCAGTGCTTCAGTGCGCCGCCGGGCGCAGCAATCGTCGATAAAAACTGTTTCTCGGTTTCGCTGTATAGCGCCAACACGCCGGGCGAAAACGCCTTTGTGCGTATCGCTTCCTATTATCCGGCGCACATGTTTAGTCAGGTGCGCACCATTGGCCGCAACAGCGGTGACGGACAATATTGCGAGCTGGATGTGGTGCCAGGCGAGCTCAATCGCTACACCTTAACCGGCTGCATGCGCCAACGTTCAGAGCCGCTGCCGCTGGCCTTTGCCGTGCAGGACGGGGCTGCGTGGGCCGGTGAGATTCTTAAAGCCGAGCTGCGCGCCGCCGATATTGATTACAGTGGTCATCTGGTTCGCCAGGCACAAGTGACATCGCCGGGCACCGTGTTGGCTTCGACGCAATCTGCACCGCTGCACACGCTGCTGCACACCATGCTGAAGAAGTCAGACAACATGATCGCCGATACCGTGTTCCGCACCATCGGCCATCACTACTTCAACGTGCCGGGCACCTTCCGCGCGGGTTCGGATGCGGTACGTCGCATTCTGCGCGAAAAAGCCGGTGTCGATCTCGGTAACAGCATTCAGGTTGATGGTTCCGGGCTGTCGCGCCATGACCTGATCGCGCCAGATACCATGATGCAAGTGCTGCAATACATTGCGAAAAATGATTCGACGCTGAATTACATTTCGATGCTGCCGCTGGCCGGTTACGACGGCACGCTGCAATATCGCGGCGGTCTGCACGAAGCAGGACTGGATGGCAAAGTATCGGCGAAAACCGGTTCGCTGCAGGGCGTCTATAATCTGGCAGGATTCATCACCACCTCCAGCGGCGCGCGCGTCGCCTTTGTCCAGTTCCTGTCCGGCTATGCTGTGCCGCCGGAAGATCAGAAAACGCGCCGCATCCCGCTGGTACGTTTTGAGAGCCGCCTCTATACGGATATCAACAAGAACAACTGA
- the rlmE gene encoding 23S rRNA (uridine(2552)-2'-O)-methyltransferase RlmE → MTGKKRSASSSRWLQEHFSDKYVLQAQKKGLRSRAWFKLEEIQQGDKIFKPGMTVVDLGAAPGGWSQYVVQLIGSSGRIIACDLLPMDPIVGVDFLQGDFRDEAVLNALLERVGDQKVQVVMSDMAPNMSGTPAVDIPRSMYLVELALEMCRDILAPGGSFVVKVFQGDGFDEYLREIRSLFTKVKIRKPDASRLRSREVYIVATGRKL, encoded by the coding sequence ATGACGGGTAAAAAGCGTTCGGCCAGTTCCAGTCGCTGGCTACAGGAACACTTTAGCGATAAATATGTGCTGCAGGCACAGAAAAAAGGGTTACGTTCGCGTGCCTGGTTTAAACTTGAAGAAATTCAGCAGGGTGACAAGATTTTCAAACCCGGGATGACAGTTGTTGATCTCGGTGCGGCACCCGGCGGTTGGTCGCAATATGTGGTTCAGCTTATCGGATCAAGTGGTCGTATCATCGCCTGCGATCTGTTACCAATGGATCCGATTGTCGGCGTTGATTTTTTGCAGGGCGATTTTCGAGATGAGGCGGTACTTAACGCCTTACTCGAGCGCGTAGGCGACCAAAAGGTGCAGGTGGTGATGTCTGATATGGCACCCAACATGAGCGGTACACCTGCGGTTGATATTCCACGTTCGATGTATTTGGTAGAATTGGCGCTGGAAATGTGTCGGGATATCCTGGCCCCAGGCGGCAGTTTTGTCGTGAAAGTGTTTCAGGGAGATGGCTTCGATGAATACCTGCGGGAAATTCGCTCCCTGTTTACGAAAGTGAAAATTCGTAAGCCGGACGCTTCGCGATTACGTTCGCGCGAAGTGTACATTGTGGCGACGGGGCGCAAACTTTAG
- the pmrA gene encoding two-component system response regulator PmrA, with amino-acid sequence MKLLIVEDDALLQSGLAQALSSQGYAIDCASTAAESNALLRSGQYSLIVLDLGLPDRDGASLLRQWRRDGIAVPVLILTARDALEDRVDGLDAGADDYLVKPFALVELQARVRALIRRYQGHSDNLLQQGDLTLNLSSQQVLLEAIPLEITPKEFALLTRLLMRVGQNVHRETLQQDLYSWNDDPGSNTLEVHIHNLRRKLGKDRIKTVRGVGYRLEIRE; translated from the coding sequence ATGAAACTGCTAATTGTTGAAGATGATGCACTATTGCAATCGGGCCTTGCGCAGGCACTAAGCTCGCAGGGCTACGCCATCGACTGCGCGAGCACGGCTGCAGAGAGCAATGCGCTGCTGCGTAGCGGGCAATACAGCCTGATTGTGCTCGATCTCGGCTTGCCGGATCGCGATGGTGCTTCACTGCTGCGTCAGTGGCGACGCGACGGCATTGCGGTGCCGGTATTGATCCTTACAGCGCGCGATGCGCTGGAGGATCGCGTTGATGGTCTGGATGCCGGCGCTGATGATTATCTGGTGAAGCCGTTTGCGCTGGTTGAGTTACAGGCACGCGTGCGAGCGCTGATTCGCCGTTATCAGGGCCACAGCGATAACCTGCTGCAACAGGGCGATTTGACGCTCAATCTCAGTTCACAGCAGGTTTTGCTGGAAGCGATTCCGCTGGAGATCACGCCAAAAGAGTTCGCGTTGCTCACCCGCTTACTGATGCGCGTGGGGCAAAACGTGCATCGCGAAACGCTGCAGCAGGATCTCTACAGCTGGAATGACGATCCCGGCTCCAATACCCTCGAAGTTCACATCCACAATTTACGTCGCAAGCTCGGGAAAGATCGCATCAAAACCGTGCGCGGCGTCGGTTACCGTCTGGAAATCCGCGAATGA